A single region of the Selenomonas sp. oral taxon 920 genome encodes:
- a CDS encoding Crp/Fnr family transcriptional regulator, with protein sequence MINEKETAAQILAQTSLAQGMNEEDVAELLASSDVALRTYPKGAVIFHDGEMPHSLYILLEGEVHILKDTYSGRQIFISEIDRPGDMFGEVYEVLRRPYDMYVRAVTKVKLLEVSSHLFTLDVGEAPRRSALIVQRNLMKIFAGKAYGMHTKLKILASGTLREKIVRYLFPHIDEKGRVTLTASREFIAAYLAVSRPSLSRELSAMQREGIIEATGRSIQILDMERFEEYL encoded by the coding sequence ATGATAAACGAAAAGGAAACTGCTGCCCAGATCCTCGCACAGACCTCCCTTGCGCAGGGGATGAATGAGGAAGATGTGGCGGAACTGCTCGCCTCAAGCGATGTAGCACTGCGAACGTATCCAAAGGGCGCAGTCATCTTCCACGACGGGGAGATGCCGCACTCGCTCTACATTCTGCTCGAGGGGGAGGTGCACATCCTCAAGGACACGTATTCGGGACGGCAGATCTTCATCTCGGAGATTGACCGTCCGGGCGATATGTTCGGCGAAGTCTACGAGGTGCTGCGCCGTCCGTACGATATGTATGTCCGCGCCGTGACAAAGGTCAAGCTGCTCGAAGTTTCGAGCCATCTCTTCACGCTGGATGTAGGAGAAGCGCCGCGCCGCAGTGCGCTCATCGTGCAGCGAAACCTCATGAAGATCTTTGCCGGCAAGGCGTATGGGATGCATACGAAGCTCAAGATTCTCGCGAGCGGAACGCTGCGTGAGAAAATTGTCCGCTATCTCTTCCCCCACATCGACGAAAAGGGGCGGGTCACGCTCACGGCAAGCCGTGAGTTTATCGCTGCCTATCTCGCCGTCAGCCGCCCCTCCCTCTCGCGCGAACTGAGCGCGATGCAGCGCGAGGGCATCATCGAGGCAACGGGACGAAGCATACAGATTCTCGATATGGAGAGGTTTGAGGAGTATCTGTAA
- a CDS encoding amidohydrolase gives MESVEQIKEYIAAEFQWFHRHPELSYEEVETTKRIRTSLERAGIRILDLSLKTGLVAEVGAGETVVALRSDIDALPIEEQTNLPYRSENAGRMHACGHDFHISSVLGAALLLKQREAELTGRVRLFFQPAEEAPGGAKVLIEAGALQDVAAIFGLHASPLLEVGTVGISEGAVMAAVDRFVFRFRGRGAHAAHPEAGVDPIPLTAAFVQSVQTVIARNLSPFSAGLVSVTHITAGNTWNVIPAEALVEGTTRSMDVQDRALIRTRVCALAEQLAAAYGAAVETEWYEGPPATVNDGFWASFAEETAKGCALHVVPAPKSLTGEDFAFYQERVPGVFVLVGTGLAPALHNPGFRVDPRALAPTADYLAQLVCTALSKVKGC, from the coding sequence ATGGAAAGTGTCGAACAGATCAAAGAGTACATTGCAGCAGAATTTCAATGGTTTCATCGTCATCCGGAACTTTCCTATGAAGAAGTGGAGACGACGAAGCGCATTCGGACATCTTTGGAGCGCGCGGGGATTCGTATTCTGGATCTTTCTCTGAAGACGGGGCTTGTCGCGGAGGTGGGCGCGGGGGAGACAGTTGTTGCGCTGCGCAGTGATATTGACGCGCTGCCCATCGAGGAACAGACCAATCTGCCGTATCGTTCGGAGAACGCGGGTCGGATGCACGCCTGCGGTCACGACTTTCACATCTCCTCGGTGCTCGGAGCGGCACTTTTGCTTAAACAGCGTGAGGCGGAGCTCACAGGGCGTGTGCGGCTCTTCTTTCAGCCGGCAGAGGAGGCACCGGGCGGCGCGAAGGTACTCATTGAAGCGGGAGCATTGCAGGATGTCGCGGCAATCTTTGGGCTGCACGCATCTCCTCTCCTTGAGGTCGGTACGGTCGGGATTTCAGAGGGGGCAGTCATGGCGGCAGTGGATCGCTTCGTGTTCCGCTTCCGCGGCAGGGGGGCACATGCCGCTCATCCCGAGGCAGGTGTGGATCCGATCCCGCTCACGGCGGCGTTTGTGCAATCGGTACAGACGGTCATTGCACGCAACCTCAGTCCGTTTTCGGCAGGGCTTGTGAGCGTCACACACATCACGGCGGGGAATACATGGAATGTCATTCCTGCTGAGGCACTTGTCGAGGGCACAACGCGCAGCATGGATGTACAGGATCGTGCGCTGATCCGTACGCGTGTCTGTGCATTGGCGGAGCAGTTGGCAGCAGCATACGGTGCTGCCGTGGAGACGGAATGGTATGAAGGGCCTCCGGCAACGGTCAACGATGGCTTTTGGGCATCCTTTGCCGAGGAGACGGCAAAGGGGTGTGCACTGCACGTTGTTCCCGCGCCCAAGTCTTTGACCGGTGAGGACTTCGCCTTCTATCAGGAGAGAGTACCGGGGGTGTTCGTTCTCGTCGGTACAGGGCTTGCACCTGCTCTCCACAATCCGGGCTTTCGCGTCGACCCGCGTGCACTTGCGCCGACAGCGGACTATCTGGCGCAGCTTGTGTGCACGGCGCTCAGCAAGGTGAAGGGGTGCTGA
- a CDS encoding metallophosphoesterase gives MLVFLVIFLLIVLILLALSLYFLRYLAEGRCLRAARIGVTLFELGSIGGLFFLFSTHRTDGWAGMITLPIILLLVAQLITLAFVMLAVTVRFIWRKTCRMPYDAERRRMLKNTALYPAAGLLLSSYGAFIERHQTVRHDYVIPVPHLPPEAAGMVIAQISDVHLGTFFSVEDFDTLLTEVAAGGADVLAVTGDVFDDERLNARAAEVLAAHAANFRDGIWYCIGNHEYYHAGRPIVDCMAGEGRVHVVLNSAERVARRGALYIAGVDYPFARGEAFYAEKTAYFAAAMADVPVDAVTVLLAHHPEFIDDAAAYGGIPLTLTGHTHGSQFGILGQPLFPVFKYTRGMVHIGDSYGYVHTGNGSWFPLRIGCPPEIAYFRLERTAQ, from the coding sequence TTGCTTGTCTTTTTGGTGATATTCCTGCTCATTGTCCTCATACTGCTCGCGCTCAGCCTCTATTTCCTGCGCTATCTTGCGGAGGGGCGGTGTCTCCGCGCGGCGCGCATCGGCGTTACGCTCTTTGAGCTCGGCAGCATCGGCGGACTGTTCTTCCTGTTCAGTACCCATCGGACGGATGGCTGGGCAGGCATGATTACCCTGCCGATCATTCTCCTGCTCGTTGCACAGCTGATTACACTTGCGTTTGTCATGCTTGCCGTGACGGTGCGGTTCATCTGGCGAAAGACGTGCCGTATGCCGTACGATGCGGAGCGGCGGCGCATGCTGAAAAATACGGCACTCTATCCGGCAGCGGGCCTGCTGCTCAGTAGTTACGGCGCATTTATTGAACGACATCAAACCGTGCGGCATGACTATGTGATCCCCGTTCCGCATCTGCCGCCCGAGGCGGCAGGTATGGTGATCGCGCAGATCAGCGACGTGCACCTCGGTACATTCTTCTCCGTGGAGGACTTCGACACACTCCTCACGGAGGTCGCTGCGGGGGGCGCGGATGTGCTCGCCGTGACGGGTGATGTGTTCGACGATGAGCGGCTGAACGCGCGTGCCGCTGAGGTTCTCGCGGCGCACGCCGCAAACTTTCGTGACGGAATCTGGTACTGCATCGGCAATCACGAATACTATCACGCCGGCCGCCCGATTGTTGACTGCATGGCAGGAGAAGGGCGTGTGCACGTTGTACTGAACTCTGCAGAGCGTGTCGCGCGGCGCGGCGCACTCTATATCGCGGGCGTGGACTATCCGTTCGCACGCGGGGAGGCGTTCTATGCAGAGAAGACGGCGTACTTTGCCGCTGCGATGGCAGATGTACCCGTCGATGCTGTGACTGTTCTGCTCGCTCATCATCCCGAGTTTATCGACGATGCGGCGGCATATGGCGGGATCCCACTGACGCTGACGGGGCATACGCACGGCAGTCAGTTCGGCATCCTTGGGCAGCCGCTGTTCCCAGTGTTCAAGTACACGCGCGGCATGGTGCACATCGGGGACAGCTATGGCTACGTGCATACGGGCAACGGCAGCTGGTTCCCGCTGCGGATCGGATGTCCGCCCGAGATTGCATATTTTAGATTGGAGAGGACAGCACAATGA
- a CDS encoding AEC family transporter, protein MLILGQMIVFFLMIFAGALARRYSIIIPNNQEQFSSLIVNIACPCLIISAAMRAEEHMGLTQVIETYTAYAVLLAMMCLVGFLLPLLLRFRGRLRGAVNLSFWFNNSLFMGLPLVQGVYGDQAVVYMTLFFIPVNLLFFVYGVSSISLHKRRGLEMFRMLLNPGIIASLIACVIYFAEIPTHPLLSQTFAMLGAMTAPLAMMMIGASLKDIHVRHMLTDRKLLLYTFLKAVVLPIPILFIMKLFVTNPYILGCSLVIVAAPTGGMVAMVALLYNKVAYPLMTEIIALSTLISVATIPFVSMITGL, encoded by the coding sequence ATGCTGATCCTAGGTCAGATGATCGTATTTTTCCTGATGATCTTTGCAGGAGCGCTTGCCCGGCGCTACTCTATCATCATTCCGAACAATCAGGAGCAGTTTTCCTCCCTGATTGTAAACATCGCGTGTCCGTGTCTCATCATCTCGGCGGCGATGCGTGCCGAGGAGCATATGGGGCTGACACAGGTCATTGAGACCTACACCGCATACGCTGTCCTGCTCGCAATGATGTGTCTCGTCGGCTTTCTGCTGCCGCTGCTGCTGCGCTTTCGCGGACGGCTGCGCGGAGCGGTCAATCTCTCGTTCTGGTTCAACAACTCGCTCTTTATGGGACTGCCGCTCGTGCAGGGCGTATACGGTGATCAGGCGGTCGTCTATATGACGCTTTTCTTCATCCCTGTGAATCTGCTCTTCTTTGTCTACGGTGTTTCCTCCATCAGCCTTCACAAGCGGCGCGGGCTCGAGATGTTCCGCATGCTGCTGAATCCCGGCATCATTGCATCGCTGATCGCGTGCGTGATCTACTTCGCAGAGATTCCGACGCATCCGCTGCTCTCGCAGACGTTCGCCATGCTCGGGGCGATGACCGCACCACTGGCGATGATGATGATCGGTGCGTCGCTCAAGGATATCCATGTACGCCACATGCTGACGGACCGCAAGCTGCTGCTCTATACGTTTCTCAAAGCCGTCGTACTGCCGATTCCGATCCTGTTCATCATGAAACTCTTCGTGACGAATCCCTATATCCTCGGGTGCAGTCTCGTCATTGTCGCAGCGCCGACGGGCGGTATGGTTGCGATGGTGGCACTGCTCTACAATAAGGTCGCCTATCCTCTGATGACGGAGATCATCGCGCTCTCGACACTGATCTCAGTGGCGACGATCCCGTTCGTCTCAATGATTACGGGACTTTGA
- the bioB gene encoding biotin synthase BioB, with the protein MRENRVNELTKKIIAGYRVSRTDDRSVFMDTPVEELGEGAYRLQKHFCGNHIDLCTIVNGRSGRCGEDCKYCAQAGRHKTGVDTYNFMAQADLIAHAKANQDAGANRFSIVTSGGALSGMEFEQALEAYKEMRRTLSIDLCASHGLLTRSQFRRLHEAGVTSYHHNIETSERYFPEICTTHSYADRIRTIKAAQAEGLCVCSGGIIGMGETWEDRFDMAFALQELGIESIPLNSLMAIPGTPLEHLAPLSGEDILRTIAIFRFINPTANIRLGAGRKLLPENGATAFRAGASASITGNMLTTSGTTIAEDMELIREMGFTNRDEDCRVSSGACGAR; encoded by the coding sequence ATGCGCGAAAATCGTGTAAATGAGCTGACGAAGAAGATCATCGCGGGCTATCGTGTCAGCCGCACGGACGACCGTTCCGTCTTTATGGATACGCCGGTTGAGGAACTCGGCGAGGGAGCATATCGCCTCCAAAAGCATTTCTGCGGCAATCATATCGACCTGTGCACGATCGTCAACGGGCGCAGCGGACGCTGTGGGGAGGACTGCAAATACTGTGCACAGGCGGGGCGGCATAAGACAGGTGTTGATACCTATAACTTTATGGCACAGGCGGATCTGATCGCGCACGCAAAGGCAAACCAGGACGCGGGTGCAAACCGTTTCTCCATCGTCACATCGGGCGGTGCGCTCTCGGGCATGGAGTTTGAGCAGGCACTTGAGGCGTACAAGGAGATGCGTCGCACGCTTTCCATCGATCTCTGTGCCTCGCACGGGCTCCTCACGCGCAGTCAGTTTCGCCGCCTGCACGAGGCAGGTGTGACGAGTTATCACCATAACATCGAGACATCGGAGCGCTACTTTCCCGAGATCTGCACGACGCACAGCTACGCCGACCGCATTCGCACGATCAAGGCGGCACAGGCAGAGGGGCTCTGCGTCTGCTCAGGCGGCATCATCGGCATGGGGGAGACGTGGGAGGATCGCTTCGACATGGCGTTTGCTCTGCAGGAACTCGGCATCGAGTCCATCCCGCTCAACTCTCTGATGGCGATCCCGGGGACGCCGCTCGAACATCTCGCGCCGCTCTCGGGTGAGGATATCCTCAGGACGATTGCGATCTTCCGCTTCATCAATCCGACCGCGAATATTCGCCTTGGCGCGGGGCGCAAGCTTCTTCCCGAGAATGGGGCGACGGCGTTCCGCGCCGGTGCATCCGCGTCTATCACGGGAAATATGCTCACGACATCGGGCACGACCATCGCCGAGGATATGGAGCTCATCCGAGAGATGGGGTTCACCAACCGTGATGAGGATTGCCGCGTGTCATCGGGTGCGTGCGGCGCACGTTGA
- a CDS encoding methyltransferase domain-containing protein, translating into MKTEIMDLLAPSAERLRLLVVDGSEYLERLRELCPNAEIHAITPYHEIAEDTHVAALGVHAHVLDWRREPLPFAEETFDRIVAEFAIEYAYEPYDTLMALNRALKETGTLYTCYTNVRYHRVLTALQGGEFPVRGDRHLYAKPEIVRLLNDTLYKEIHFFAGERDDDSAAAEGWAEAGFANFSDDLATRTWLIRADRSTAAAVNLKLLFSDRTRRTIARLLHRIEYDTAAEEAVAELRELCAREGIFRDYLADFITEVCVHEEKVRTELKDLLDEI; encoded by the coding sequence GTGAAGACGGAGATCATGGATCTCCTTGCGCCGAGTGCAGAACGCCTCCGCCTCCTCGTCGTCGACGGTTCGGAATATCTTGAACGGCTCAGGGAGCTCTGTCCGAACGCGGAGATTCACGCGATTACGCCATACCATGAGATTGCAGAGGATACACACGTTGCTGCGCTTGGCGTGCACGCACACGTTCTCGATTGGCGGCGCGAGCCGCTGCCGTTTGCGGAGGAGACATTCGACCGTATCGTTGCAGAGTTTGCAATTGAGTACGCCTACGAGCCGTACGATACACTTATGGCACTGAACCGTGCGCTGAAAGAGACGGGGACGCTTTACACCTGCTATACAAATGTGCGCTATCATCGCGTGCTCACCGCTCTGCAGGGCGGTGAGTTCCCTGTGCGCGGTGATCGTCATCTCTACGCAAAGCCTGAGATTGTCCGGCTCCTCAATGATACGCTCTACAAGGAAATCCACTTCTTTGCGGGAGAGCGCGACGATGATTCCGCTGCGGCAGAGGGATGGGCAGAGGCGGGATTTGCGAATTTCAGCGATGATCTCGCAACGCGCACGTGGCTCATTCGCGCCGATCGGAGCACGGCAGCAGCAGTGAATCTCAAGCTGCTCTTTTCGGACAGAACACGCCGTACGATCGCCCGTTTGCTGCATCGCATCGAGTACGATACTGCGGCGGAGGAGGCTGTCGCGGAGCTGCGCGAACTCTGTGCGCGTGAGGGAATCTTCCGCGACTACCTTGCGGATTTTATCACAGAGGTCTGCGTGCACGAGGAGAAGGTTCGGACAGAGCTAAAAGATTTACTCGATGAAATTTAA
- the uvrA gene encoding excinuclease ABC subunit UvrA: MNESIKIEGARAHNLKNINVEIPRDKLVVVTGLSGSGKSSLAFDTIYAEGQRRYVESLSAYARQFLGQMDKPDVDNIEGLSPAISIDQKTTSHNPRSTVGTVTEVYDYLRLLYARAGRPHCPNCGKPIAQQSVDQMVDAIMTQPESTKLLIMAQLVRGKKGEHRKVLDQIRRDGYVRVRIDGELRDLGEEIALEKQKKHTIEIVVDRLVVRAGTESRLTDSLETALRAGGGVVYVQVVDGDTLMFSENFACIDCGISLPEIAPRMFSFNSPFGACPVCTGLGSHKEFDEELVVPDKTLSVADGVFAPLSKNPNSYGMRAISALLRAHDYDEHTQWNRMDKKMQKMLLYGSDEYVSFQYTNMFGEEKEYNVPYEGVLPALARRYRETDSEEMRESYEDYMTDTPCTACHGARLKPETLAVTVGGKSIAELTALTIREADAFLTEAEKSFSPREAKIAVEILKEIHARLHFLLDVGLDYLTLSRAAGTLSGGEAQRIRLATQIGSGLMGVLYILDEPSIGLHQRDNNRLLATLRHLRDLGNTLIVVEHDEDTMHAADHIIDIGPGAGEHGGEVVAEGTAAEIMKNPASITGQYLARKKFIPVPSERRKGNGNVLEIVGASENNLKEINVKFPLGTLTLVTGVSGSGKSTLVNEILYRGVASRLYRAKGKPGKHKKIKGLEHIDKVINIDQQPIGRTPRSNPATYTGVFDAIRDLFSQVSESRMRGYKAGRFSFNVKGGRCEACRGDGILKIEMQFLPDVYVPCEVCKGARYNRETLEVHYKGKTIAEVLDMTIDEAVTFFQNVPRIARKLEIIRDVGLGYIRLGQPATTLSGGEAQRVKLATELSKRSTGKTLYILDEPTTGLHAADIHKLLVILQRLVDGGDTVVVIEHNLDVIKAADHVIDLGPEGGVRGGTIVAQGTPEQIVQVPESYTGRFLKPLLEEKHK; the protein is encoded by the coding sequence ATGAACGAAAGTATCAAAATCGAGGGCGCACGCGCCCACAACCTAAAGAATATCAACGTGGAGATTCCGCGCGACAAGCTCGTTGTCGTGACGGGGCTCTCGGGCTCGGGGAAATCCTCGCTCGCATTTGACACGATCTATGCCGAGGGGCAGCGTCGCTATGTGGAGTCGCTGTCCGCATATGCACGGCAGTTCCTCGGGCAGATGGACAAGCCTGATGTGGACAACATCGAGGGACTCTCGCCCGCGATCTCGATTGACCAAAAGACGACGAGCCACAACCCGCGCTCGACGGTGGGGACGGTGACGGAGGTCTATGACTATCTGCGTCTGCTCTATGCGCGGGCGGGCCGTCCGCACTGCCCGAACTGCGGCAAGCCCATCGCGCAGCAGAGTGTCGATCAGATGGTGGATGCCATTATGACGCAGCCCGAGAGCACAAAGCTGCTCATCATGGCGCAGCTCGTGCGCGGGAAAAAGGGCGAGCACCGCAAGGTCCTCGATCAGATCCGCCGCGACGGCTATGTGCGCGTGCGTATCGACGGAGAGCTGCGCGACCTTGGGGAGGAGATCGCTCTCGAAAAGCAGAAGAAGCATACGATTGAGATTGTAGTGGATCGTCTCGTTGTGCGTGCGGGTACGGAGAGCCGCCTGACGGACTCGCTTGAAACGGCTCTGCGTGCGGGCGGCGGGGTGGTCTATGTACAGGTGGTGGACGGGGATACGCTCATGTTCAGCGAGAATTTTGCCTGTATTGACTGCGGCATCTCGCTCCCCGAGATCGCGCCGCGCATGTTCTCGTTCAACAGTCCGTTTGGTGCGTGTCCCGTCTGTACGGGACTCGGCAGTCACAAGGAGTTTGACGAGGAGCTTGTTGTGCCGGACAAGACGCTCAGCGTGGCAGACGGTGTCTTTGCGCCGCTCTCGAAGAATCCGAACTCCTACGGGATGCGTGCGATTTCGGCGCTCCTCCGTGCGCACGACTACGACGAACATACACAGTGGAACCGCATGGACAAGAAGATGCAGAAGATGCTGCTCTATGGTTCGGATGAGTACGTTTCTTTCCAATATACGAATATGTTCGGCGAGGAAAAGGAATACAATGTCCCCTATGAGGGCGTTCTGCCCGCGCTTGCGCGCCGCTATCGGGAGACGGACTCGGAGGAGATGCGTGAAAGCTACGAGGACTATATGACGGATACGCCGTGTACGGCGTGTCACGGTGCACGCCTGAAGCCCGAGACGCTCGCCGTTACGGTCGGCGGGAAGAGCATCGCCGAGCTCACGGCACTGACGATCCGCGAGGCGGATGCGTTCCTCACGGAGGCGGAGAAGAGCTTCAGCCCGCGTGAGGCAAAGATCGCCGTGGAGATTCTAAAGGAAATCCACGCGCGTCTGCATTTCCTTCTCGATGTGGGGCTTGACTACCTGACCCTCTCGCGTGCGGCGGGGACACTCTCGGGCGGCGAGGCACAGCGTATCCGTCTTGCGACGCAGATCGGCTCGGGGCTGATGGGGGTGCTCTACATCCTCGACGAGCCAAGCATCGGTCTGCACCAACGCGACAACAACCGCCTGCTCGCGACGCTGCGCCATCTGCGCGACCTCGGCAATACGCTGATCGTCGTGGAACACGACGAGGACACGATGCACGCCGCCGATCACATCATCGACATCGGTCCGGGTGCAGGCGAGCACGGCGGCGAGGTGGTCGCAGAGGGAACGGCGGCGGAGATTATGAAAAATCCCGCCTCCATCACGGGGCAATATCTCGCACGAAAAAAATTCATCCCCGTGCCCTCCGAGCGGCGCAAGGGGAATGGCAACGTCCTCGAAATCGTGGGTGCGTCAGAGAACAATCTCAAGGAAATCAATGTGAAGTTCCCGCTTGGGACGCTCACACTCGTCACGGGGGTCTCCGGTTCCGGCAAGTCCACGCTCGTCAACGAGATCCTCTATCGCGGGGTCGCCTCGCGCCTCTACCGCGCGAAGGGGAAGCCGGGAAAGCATAAGAAGATCAAGGGGCTTGAGCATATTGACAAGGTCATCAACATCGACCAGCAGCCCATCGGGCGCACGCCGCGCTCGAATCCCGCAACGTACACGGGTGTGTTCGATGCGATCCGCGATCTCTTTAGCCAAGTATCAGAGTCGCGTATGCGCGGGTACAAGGCGGGGCGGTTCAGCTTTAACGTGAAGGGCGGACGCTGTGAGGCGTGTCGTGGGGACGGCATCCTCAAAATCGAAATGCAGTTTCTCCCCGATGTCTATGTCCCGTGCGAGGTCTGCAAGGGTGCGCGGTACAACCGCGAGACGCTCGAGGTACACTACAAGGGAAAGACCATCGCCGAGGTGCTCGACATGACGATTGACGAGGCGGTGACATTTTTTCAGAATGTGCCGCGCATTGCACGCAAACTCGAGATCATCCGTGACGTGGGACTGGGCTATATCCGTCTCGGACAGCCTGCGACGACGCTCTCGGGCGGTGAGGCACAGCGCGTGAAGCTCGCGACGGAGCTGTCGAAGCGCAGCACGGGCAAGACGCTCTACATCCTCGACGAGCCGACGACGGGACTGCACGCGGCGGACATTCACAAGCTGCTCGTCATCCTCCAGCGCCTCGTGGACGGCGGCGATACCGTCGTCGTCATCGAGCACAACCTCGATGTAATCAAGGCGGCGGACCATGTGATCGACCTCGGCCCCGAAGGCGGTGTGCGCGGCGGGACGATTGTCGCGCAGGGTACGCCCGAGCAGATCGTTCAAGTTCCTGAGTCCTATACGGGGAGATTTTTGAAGCCTCTGCTTGAGGAGAAACACAAATAG
- a CDS encoding O-linked N-acetylglucosamine transferase, SPINDLY family protein, with the protein MSWMDDYTALREDIHQGYIYEAIEGILYLRAHEEIPTDEQWRFSEMMGACCGALADTEGAIAAYFEAATEDKFLRSQRQHFSNYLYLCHAVPNLTPKELKAQFDMYATLYRHAEPLPARAAVQHERLQIGFLAGHFLSSSSSLFYEGLLRGLTEQYDVCAYALDDRADAFTESLRGIVNYHALANVSIEEQAERIRADEIDVLVDLGGHTDGGMTLMVLAYRPAPVQISGIGWFATTGVPFVDGFLTDEVLSPAGTEEFYSEQLLRLPHAFHFTPDAAMRVSEAAERPADAPVTFGVFQNFMKINEECLKVWGRILKKLPKAQLVLQDAVLDSPLRVTTILEMIEGLKLPAKRIFVRTGKRDYLKDYGDIDIALDTFPYAGGASTATALYMGVPVITLRGETHHGARLGATMLTAAGHTEWIADDVHTYERLAIRMAEDIGSVRLNRTSLRAEMESSALMDGETYLVAFTDEIERLWAERGDFVR; encoded by the coding sequence ATGAGTTGGATGGACGACTACACTGCCCTTCGCGAGGACATTCATCAGGGCTATATCTACGAGGCGATCGAGGGGATTCTTTATCTGCGTGCGCATGAGGAGATCCCTACGGACGAGCAGTGGCGCTTCTCAGAGATGATGGGGGCGTGCTGCGGGGCGCTTGCCGATACAGAGGGGGCGATTGCCGCGTATTTCGAGGCGGCGACGGAGGATAAATTTCTCCGCAGCCAACGGCAGCATTTCTCCAACTATCTCTACCTCTGTCACGCCGTTCCGAATCTCACGCCGAAGGAGCTGAAGGCGCAGTTCGATATGTATGCGACGCTGTACCGCCATGCGGAACCGCTGCCCGCGCGTGCGGCCGTGCAGCATGAGCGCCTGCAGATCGGCTTTCTCGCGGGGCATTTCCTCAGCTCGTCCTCTTCGCTCTTCTATGAGGGGCTTCTGCGTGGGTTGACGGAGCAGTACGATGTCTGCGCGTATGCGCTTGACGATCGCGCAGATGCATTTACTGAGAGCCTGCGCGGCATAGTGAACTACCATGCACTCGCGAATGTCTCCATCGAGGAACAGGCGGAGCGGATTCGTGCGGATGAGATCGACGTGCTCGTTGACCTCGGCGGACATACGGACGGAGGGATGACGCTCATGGTGCTCGCGTATCGTCCCGCGCCCGTCCAGATCTCGGGCATCGGTTGGTTTGCGACGACGGGCGTTCCCTTTGTCGACGGCTTTTTGACCGATGAAGTGCTCTCGCCTGCGGGCACGGAGGAATTTTACAGCGAGCAACTTCTGCGTCTGCCGCACGCGTTCCACTTTACACCGGATGCGGCGATGCGTGTGAGCGAAGCAGCGGAGCGTCCTGCCGATGCGCCCGTGACCTTTGGCGTGTTCCAGAACTTTATGAAGATCAACGAGGAGTGTCTCAAAGTCTGGGGCAGAATCTTGAAAAAACTGCCGAAGGCACAGCTCGTTTTGCAGGATGCCGTTCTGGACAGCCCTCTGCGCGTGACGACGATCCTCGAGATGATCGAGGGGCTGAAACTGCCTGCAAAGCGCATCTTCGTACGGACGGGAAAACGTGACTATCTGAAGGACTACGGTGACATCGACATCGCGCTCGACACCTTCCCCTATGCGGGCGGCGCATCGACGGCAACGGCACTCTATATGGGCGTTCCCGTCATCACGCTGCGTGGAGAGACGCATCACGGCGCACGTCTCGGTGCGACAATGCTCACGGCGGCAGGGCATACGGAATGGATCGCTGATGATGTGCATACATACGAGCGCCTTGCCATTCGGATGGCAGAGGACATTGGTTCTGTGCGTCTGAATCGTACATCTCTGCGTGCGGAGATGGAATCATCCGCGCTGATGGATGGAGAGACCTATCTTGTGGCGTTTACGGACGAGATCGAACGATTGTGGGCAGAGCGCGGAGACTTTGTACGGTGA